CTAAATGGAAAATTGTACAATATCTCGAATTCCAAAAACTTATTGGTGTAGACATGTAACAATGTTATTGAGTGTCGATCACGTTTGTACAACTTTAACCCAACCAGCTCACAAAACTTTACAATAGCAATTTCATCGGGTGAAGCAGCTTGGTATGTTACTTCACCAAAACCtacatcttcatcatcatcgtaCGTTGGTGTGACATTATGACACAACGCTAACGTCAAAACAAGCTCGCATACTCTTGAACTCAAatccttcttcttttgacCAGAATCCAAATGCTTCAATAAAACCTTGACATAGTCAGTAACAATATCCATAGCATCACCAGCATAACTCACAGTTCCCAAATGcaacttcttcaattcCATATCATTTTGTGTTAACGTACCAGTTTTGTCACTAAGTAAGTATTCAATTCTACCCAAATCTTCAGGAATAGTCGATGTTCTAACAATGGTGCCAGCTATAGAGCTatcattttgaatttgagaAGCATAAACTGATTTTGCCAAATCCAAATTAACTCTTAAAGAAACTGGtataattgaagaaaatagaattaAGAATCTCATTATATCAAGATACCATGCGGTTTTCAAGGGGAACCCATGTGCTAAGACCAATACCAACGATAATATAAAGACAACAGCACACAATATTTTGGAAAGACCATTTATCTCTAGTTCCAATAACCCAGTTTTAACCCCGGTCTTGGTTGTGTTCATCAGTTGTCTCGTTTCAATACCAGTATAAATAACCATGCCTACTGCAGTTCCGGAAGCCAAAACTGTATTAGCCCATAATGTTTGATCAATAGATAATGCATAtgtttcattatttgaGATTGGGGATGCTGAACCTGTTGTCGAAGGTGACTTGTAGATCAACTGTCCGTTGAAATGAtggattgattttgaaggATTCCCCACAATGACAGAAACAGAATCAACAATCTGCTTAGTATTTTGTGATGCTTGTGTTGCGGCACATGCAATTCTTAACTTCCAGTCAGTTTCACCATCTAGCTGGTCGGTTTTTATAAACACTTCACCCGTCAGCTCAGAAGATTGCAATAAAATCATGTCTGCAGGTATACGGACATCTTTATGTAATCGCACCAAATCTCCAACACGTAATCCCAGAGCCGGTACTAGTTTTGATTCAATACTTAATGCATCAGAAGAATTTCGATTCAATACCTCGTacaattcttgattttgcTCTTTATCACGACGGCGTCTTGCAATATCGTCACCCGCTTCTTTCATCATTGTCACTGTTAAAACAAAAGCCAAAGGTACAATATAAGACGATAAATATCCTATTCTCAATTGAGGAACTATTTGTGACAACGCCACCATTAAAAAGTacaagttgaaaaaaaacttgaattgTTCATACAATATTATTGGAATAAATGTTATGGGATTGTATTTGgcatttgaaattgagtTACTTGGGTAGATATTGTTTGCCTTTaagtttgttgttttggcAGATATGTATCGTTCGTCTGCCATATTGGAATGGTCCGTGTTTCTATAGTCTGAACTTCCGGAGAGTCTAATTCTTTCTTGTTCCAACTCTCTTTTTGcatttttaaagaaatcaacTGAAGATCgaacaaattttttgaattttgatgaaaatgatctTGCCGCTATATTGAGAGATgtggaggaggaggaaaTGGAACGGTTCTGTAAACGGGAATAGATATTAGAATCAGATATTAACGGCACGCTATCACTATGCTCATCAAAGTTATTACTAGAACGGAACGTTTCCAAAGGTATTGCATTAACAGAACTTTGTGAATTGCTCCTTGGGCCATTgcttttattattagaagaatGAAAATAGTTGTTCGAGGCGCTGTGCAACGCTTTATCTAACGAACTATCTAGATCATCAAACGAATCTCGTCCAACAAATGAATATGGCTTAGATGATGACATTTGTAGTAGCAAGTGATATCCAAAGCAAAGGAAAACAAAATAGTAGTGATAGATCTGATTTGTAGAAATAAAGTGTATGGATATAGAATTATTAGCGACagattgttttattttttttttctatgaTTTGTT
This genomic stretch from Candida albicans SC5314 chromosome 1, complete sequence harbors:
- a CDS encoding putative aminophospholipid-translocating P4-type ATPase (Ortholog(s) have role in endocytosis, retrograde vesicle-mediated transport, Golgi to ER, vacuole organization and COPI-coated vesicle, Golgi membrane, endosome localization) produces the protein MSSSKPYSFVGRDSFDDLDSSLDKALHSASNNYFHSSNNKSNGPRSNSQSSVNAIPLETFRSSNNFDEHSDSVPLISDSNIYSRLQNRSISSSSTSLNIAARSFSSKFKKFVRSSVDFFKNAKRELEQERIRLSGSSDYRNTDHSNMADERYISAKTTNLKANNIYPSNSISNAKYNPITFIPIILYEQFKFFFNLYFLMVALSQIVPQLRIGYLSSYIVPLAFVLTVTMMKEAGDDIARRRRDKEQNQELYEVLNRNSSDALSIESKLVPASGLRVGDLVRLHKDVRIPADMILLQSSESTGEVFIKTDQLDGETDWKLRIACAATQASQNTKQIVDSVSVIVGNPSKSIHHFNGQLIYKSPSTTGSASPISNNETYALSIDQTLWANTVLASGTAVGMVIYTGIETRQSMNTTKTGVKTGLLELEINGLSKILCAVVFILSLVLVLAHGFPLKTAWYLDIMRFLILFSSIIPVSLRVNLDLAKSVYASQIQNDSSIAGTIVRTSTIPEDLGRIEYLLSDKTGTLTQNDMELKKLHLGTVSYAGDAMDIVTDYVKVLLKHLDSGQKKKDLSSRVCELVLTLALCHNVTPTYDDDEDVGFGEVTYQAASPDEIAIVKFCESVGLKLYKRDRHSITLLHVYTNKFLEFEILYNFPFSSETKRMGIIVKDKNREDIWFMQKGADTVMSSIVSSNDWLDEETGNMAREGLRTLVIGKKKLGSKLFEDFVDNYKQASLSMHDRDSDMQKVVSYYLEQDLELLGLTGVEDRLQRDVKTSIELLRNAGIKIWMLTGDKVETAKCVSISARLISRGQYVHQITKLSHPDMAMNQLEYLRINTNACLLIDGESLGTYMKHFSDEFFKVVINLPAVIACRCSPQQKADVAVMIRKITGKRVCCIGDGGNDVSMIQCADVGVGIVGKEGKQASLAADFSIDQFCYLSKLLLWHGRNSYKRSAKLGQFVIHRGLLISVAQAVYSISSKFEPLALYQGWLMVGYSTIYTMAPVFSLTLDCDIDEHLTKLYPELYKELTLGKSLSYKTFFMWVFISLYQGCMIQLLSQRFQTLLDKRFTAMVALSFSCLIYNELIMVAISINKWNKIMASTIILTFLAYIGSIPFLSEYFNLTYVSSFSYIWQVGLLLVISLFPVWLVQYLNRRLRPPSYAKVQQD